The sequence AGAGCGCACTCAGTCAGTGCCTCGCGGCGCCTGCTAGAGCTTGTGGCGGTGCTGGTTGGGCAGCTCCTGCCCTCGCTGCTCCCGCCAACATTGGCAATGCTTGGGGATGTGGCGCTGCTCCAGCTATCGCAGCCATCGCTACCAGCGGCGGTGGTCTACCCGTCTCCAGCGCGTCCGCTATCGCTCCCATCGGTCTGTCCGTAGCGTCTGAGAACGCTTATGAGGGCGCGTTGAGCGTGCTCGGTGAGCTGCCGTTCTTGAGTGCTGTAGCTCTGGAAGGAGTGCTGCCTTCTGCTGGTGTGGGTGTCGTGAACCACGCGTGCGGTAATGGAGTGAGTGCTATTGTGAATGAAGGCTGGGCTGCTGGCGCGGCAGGTATTGCTCCTGCTGGCGCTGCTCTAGGTCTGGGCAGAGCTGCGTACGCTCCTGCCGCGGCTGGTTATTTGCCTGCTGCCGCTGCGTACGGCCCTGCTATTGGCAGCAGTGCTTGTGGCTGTGGAAGCGGACTTCTGTACTGAATAATTAACCACCGCTCGTATGATAGTAACATGATTACTGAATAAACCTGATTGCAATTAATTTGTCgcattttattatatgtgaTGCATATTTTGATCAATATTATCCCCAATAAAAAATCACGCCATTTGGTTTGCTTTGTTTTGACgctaaataataacatacaattGAATACacttacatttaaattagtGTAGAATTAGGTTTTGAAATAAtctatatttgttatttatccTCTTAGGTAAGTTTGAATGTACATTTTGAAAATGCAATTTATATGTTAATTACTAACTAACGTCTGCAAATCTACTATAAATAGATCCCAGGAACCCAAAAGACCAGTTTTTCTTTTCTGAGATTTCAGTTGAAAAATGGAGAGTACGTAAAGCCGTCAggcctgcgcctgacctctctctggtcgtgtcggtatagccgtcccaccagactatgagagtaaagaaatagagagtgtacctgtgtattgtgcacacacttggccactataaacaaagtcctgcacaattggctggtttcaatgaaccTGGCAGCCGCAGCCGAAATTGGCCAGCacgacataattatttatatgtaaatgcatattataattaatttaaagagttatttataattgacctctgatatctatactaatattatctatactaatattataaagctgaagagtttgtttgtttgtttgattgtttgtttgtttgtttgtttgtttgtttgaacgcgctaatctcaggaactactggtccgatttgaaaaattctttcagttttagatagcccgtttaccgaggaaggttataggctatatatcatcacgctacgaccaataggagcagagcagcatcaaaaaatgttacaaaaacgggggaaattatgacccattctctcttacgtgacgcaagcgaagttgcgcgggtcagctagttaataatataattggttgTAATATAAATAGCTTTTGAGAGGAAAggtttaagtataaaataattgtttagctAATTGTTAATTCTGATTATAATTAGGTTTTCAGCTTCAGCTGTACATCCCACAACTTTGTTCGCgtgaactttatttataaaaccgcCTTTTCTTTTTTTGAACTTGGggaaatactttttaaaatataatgattttttatcGCTTTAATACCCGGTTCCTGTGGGCACCGTTCAACTCCTTACAATGAGGGAGGCATATATTTCCCGATAAAACGCCacatcaatatttaatttttccaaattttattctaaattcagtcaaaatcaatttgaaaaactttatttgtattaaaaacaatggacaactcacactcggttatttgattccaaactaaataaagcttgtactatgataaccaaaaaatttataaacatacttatatatttctaaatacataattatatagataaattaacaaccagtctcagaacagatactcgggTGCGTCACACAAATATCTGTCCCGGGTGGTATtcgattttctttttaataaggCTACTgcactaggaattgctcttgtgtggcggggacttttacaaacacacaaacaacggacacaaagtagaaCCAGACccaaatcaattatttgtggatagcacaaatgATTGTCCCgtgtagaaatcgaacccacgacctagcGAAACAATGGTAGCGCCGTAGTGACTTAAAACACTGTACTACGGAGACAAAATTGGCaggaataattaataatgatgaaaaaatatcttaaggACTTAATTTACCTTTTTGTAGTAGCATAGGTTTTTAGATAatgttaggtcggggaaaaagtcttttcacattatagtatgtatgaccttgtattaaaatcttggcttcaagaatcacaaatgagtacacggttcattaggtttttttcagtgagcttgtgaggtacccaaatatcgagctttttgtgtagagaaaagattttattacaagttcatacatactataatgcgaaaagactttttcccgacctaatatcacAAAACCCTTAAACAACGGGAATTTTAGTCGCTTTATCCTTACACAGAACAGTGTGACGTCATGATATCATACCCGTATTGTATATAAACAGCTCGAGAGGAACATTCATTACATTACTGTGTGTTGTGTTCATCAAATCACTAACAATGAAGTACAGTTTGACAGCGCTGTTGATAGTTTGTATAACATCCTTAGGTaagtaactcaaaatacatacctttatatttaactagccgactcgtgcaacttcgcttgcgtcacataagagagaatgggtcataattttccccgtttttgtaacattttttactgtgactttgctcctattggtcgtagcgtgataatatatagcctatagccttcctcaataaatgggctatctaacactgaaagatttttttcaaatcggtcctgtagttcctgagattagcgcgttcaaacaaacaaactaactcttcagctttataatattagtatagatgggtTTTTCAAGCCTTCCAAGTAGAAGTTTGAGACGAAGGTTTGAACCTAAGACCACTAGCACGGCTCTCTACAATTGCAACCAtccagtatcgagagtttgacatggACTGCCAAAATACTCATAGTTGTTACGGAGCCCGTAGTAGACACTAAagagattttcgtgtaaaatttctcgatagctagccggtagtcgTAGGGAATCGAGCTGCACGTAGGTTTATgtacgactagctgacccgcgcagcttcgcttgcgtcacctaagagaatgggtcaaaattttccccgtttttgtaacatttttcgttgctactccgctcctaatgaccgtagcgtgatgatatgtagcctatagccttcctcgataaatgggctatctaacactgaaataattattcaaatcggaccagtagttcctgagattagcgcgttcaaacaaacaaacaaacaaacaaacaaacaaactcttcagctttataatattagtatagatttattagcTAAAGTTGTGTGTGTTAAAAGTTtcacttattatttataacctaCTTATATCACTCGATTATCATAGCTTTTCTGCttttattacttacaaataaaaattgtaataaaacctacagaaaaaatgcaaaactgaaatattttttaagacttcCACATTCCGTTCCCATCAAAGTGGGACtctaaaaagttaaatttgttTCTGTTGTGTTATTTTTCAGAGGCCGTTAAATTCCGTTGTGATTACACTTACAACGGTTCAGGATGGTACAAGTATCATACAATACCGCTACCTTGGCGCGAAGCCCGCCTCATGTGCTACCATGAAGGTTCGTATTCTTAATTtggaaatgtaaaattatattattaactttaaaatagtcttagtaaatattatataatattttttaatacgtaTAGTAGTTGCATTagaaacaaatagtttttttttaccaaagtagttattagaattttagacatttaaaatgaactgccaaaatagttctgacggagcccggtagaggcgctaaacagattttcgtgtaaaatttctcgatagctagctggttgtcggtagtcgatagtagtagagaatcgatctACTGTTTTCCAGGAGCACGaacttgttttcttttgtatcaacatggttgcttagcagttGAAATAATGCGACTTTTTTTACGAATTTCGGTTTAAATAAGgcagtaaataaacaaaaacgaaCTTTGAAAATTGGCTTTACTTCTCTTATTCTTTCTGTTGTTTTGTATCCACAGGTGCAATGTTAGCCTCTCCGGTAAATCATCACAAAATTGAGATGTTAAACATGCTACCAACTAGTGACGTATTCACTGGATTCAATGCTATATCGAAAGGACACTACTATTCTGTTGACGGTGAGagctaaatttattattattatatactagctgaccctcgcagctccgctcacgctttcttgtttttatttaacaccgcgcattttcaaatttattcaccttttacaccttttctggacttccacaaataattgaagaccaaaattagccaaatctggccagccgttcacgagtttaagcgagactaacgaacagcaattcatttttatatatttatagatagatagatatttatcagttatttggtggCCATAGTAAAAGCTTTCCTTAGTGTGGAATTAAACGACCGTAACATGTGACCGTTATCTATGTTTAATTTGGATACTGGTATCCCTTTAAATCCGAGAATAGACCCAAGCAGTATTAAGCGTGACTATTGAACTATCAGCTACCAttcataaaagtaataattttaatttcgcCTGACAATAGGCAGCGATTTAGCgtgacaaagaaaataaaaacgtctatgagaaaataatactattagtgtatttttttaggaaTCCCCCTGGACAGTACACCACACGTATGGGCTCCCAAGCAGCCAGACAATAAGAACGACGCAGAGAGATGTCTCACCATGAGTCCAGATGGCAAGTTATCAGACGTGAAGTGTGAGGAGCCCCGACCTTTCATGTGTTATAGGAAGGACTCAAAGGTTGATGTTAACGCTTGCGGCACTACAGATCCAGGTGAGATTTTCGCTCCGTTTaacactgtggaggaacgaggtgtcatgttcctccaacacaaagggaggatgctccgaccaggcgaggtgactatgcctggtgggcctaggctgcccgactgttctAGTCGGgaacttaaataaatagttaattgcagtgcaaacactgatagcgcgattcaggacttgtgacgtcagccACTCTGCGAGTTGGTGGTCCTGCGCTCTGCGGTTAGATGTCGCTACATGTAGCTATCCTCTACAACACTAAGTGTCAGATTCACAGCTTATGCCAGTTAAGGCAACGTATTTgctagataaaatgacagcaaatgtacgAAAACAGCTGTCTGAATTCGAAAAAGAAACCTTCTGTAACGCGATTCTGTAGCTCAATTTTCTactactaccgactaccgacaaccgaaatCTAttgctatcgaaaaattttacaataaaatctgtttagtgcCTCGACTGTGCCTTGTAAAAACCaatttggcaatacattttaaattacaaactctcgatacttgacagtactgACTGTTAAGATTCTTGCTACTGTACAGTCAGGACTGTCAAGTTTcgaaagttttacatttaaaatgtactgccaaaatagttcctatgacgatagaggcgctgatcagaatttcatacaaaatatctcgatagctagctgacTGTTGGTAGTCGAAAGTGGTAGAGAATAGAGCTACAGGTaggctaataaataaataaataaatttaacccattaatttcctactgctgggcaagggtctccacccgtAATGAGGCAGATGTCAGGtttagagtccaccacgctggttaattgcgggttggggactttgcatacttttcTATAGAACTctcatgcaaggttgcatcacgatgttttccttcaccgttggagcaactgataatacacacataactacgaaaagtcattggtgtgttgcctcgggttcgaacctgcgaccacttgcgtgataCCAACTCATATCACTCGGCTATCGCTGCTACACACATACatgttttttattacagaatacAAGTATCAGCCCCTCGTCAAGAAGTGTTACAAGTTCCACTTAAACCGTGGTGATCACCAGGGCGCTCGTTTCGCGTGCTCTGCGGAAGGCGGCCGTCTCGCAATGGTTACCAATGAAAAAGAGGAAAACGTTACCAATAACATAGTGATGGAGTATCTTGACAAACTGGGAGCTTTCCAATTATTATCTGCGCTTACAATCATGACGCCTGAGAATTCTTGGGTGAATGAAGAAggtgagatttttttttaaacacattactgtccaactgcagggcaggggtctcctcccaaacgagaggaaggagttaggccttgagtccaccacgctggccaagtgcgggttggggactttgcatgtcctcaataaatgtattagaatagaaatagaaattttacgcatgcaaggtttcctcacgatgctttttcttcaccgttggagcatgtgacaagtcattggtgtgttgccttgggtttgaacctgcgaccacttgcgtgggaggtgagttatccaatgatatttatgtatttcttttatCAGGTCTCAACATGGTGGCTTACAGCTTGCCCAGGTTAGCTCCAGGGAAACAAGGCAAAGATGTGTCAAAAGTCTGTTTATCTAGGTACCGAGGCAGTGGTCTATTACAAGGCTTGGCTTGCGACTCATTTAATTTCATCTGTGAAAAGGACCCAGCTTACCCCCGTGTGTGTACCAAAGAAGAGACTATGGACagaatcattttataaataaataactcaacattttttttattgtttttttcataaagttGGTCTGTCAGCGTCTtatatcaggtcggggaaaaagtcttttagcattatagtatgcatgaacttgtaataaaatctctttagcttcaagaagactttttccccgacctgatattTAAGATCTctgatgaatttatttattctatctaTGCTACCTTATACTAGcagtacagtacctcgattctctaccactatcgactaccgacaaccggctagctatcgaaattttgacatttagaatgtactgccaaaatgtttcctacgacacccgtcagaggcgctgatcagattttcatacaaaatttctcgatgacagttcggttgtcggtagtcgatagtggtagagaatcgaagtACAGTACACTAAGTGTCTTCTACACATGCGAGTTATTGAATTGACATTCCGTTAAACGAATGTCCGAATGTAATATGATACTGTAGtaccttaaataaaaatgacttataataaggataaataaaatagattatatAGACAAAAAGagttgaatatattatttcagtattgCAATTTATAAATTGATACCAAATTCATCATCAAACCATCATTATTTAGTATCCACAGCCGCAGGCGCACTGTCCAGCGATTGACACGGCGCCACAAGCCGGCACAGCTCCTTCGAATCTCACAGCGCCCAAGATAGGCACCTGACCGATGACGGCGGTGTTACCGGCGACTGGCAGCTCACCGGCGACCGCCACGTTACCTTCACCGGCGCCGCCGTACGCACTCGCGCCTGAAGCTGCATACCCAACACCAGCAGCGCTACCATACGCGCCGAGTCCAGCTAAGCCTCCTAATGCGGCGAGTCCACCGTAACCAAGAGCGGCTCCACCGCAGCCGAGAGCAGGAGCGATGCCAGCGACGGGAGAGTAGCCACATCCACCGCACTGACTGAACACTGTCTATAAAATAACCCAGATTATTTACCAGAGCTACAAATAGAACATAGTGCCActgcatataaaaatatagaaattattcGAATTTATAGCAAAGTAATGGATTTCACTCACCTGTACCAAGCAAGCTTGGACGCAGAGGAACACAACAGCGAGGGTATTCATGTTTGATGTTTGTTCAACGAGGAGCTGAAGACTGAATGATGAACTGCAACTATTCACACGGTTTTATATTCGCCACAATTGCAGTTACTAGGTCTGTATTATTGCAGTACGTGATGTACATTATGTTCGCTAAATAAGTGCAATATTTATCGCAAATGTCACAAACAGTATTTCATAGACGAGTGTAAGTGATTGTGTATTGATAACACAGTGTTAGTATAAAAGCAGCAGCAGTGGTGCTGGACATCATTCTCGCGTCAGCAGTACAATAAGTAACATGTCTGCCGCAGCTATCCTCGTCCTCTGCGCTCAGGCGCTCATCGCACAGGTTGCATTCAGTCAGTGTGTTTATCCTGGAGCCAATCAGCTGCGCGCTGTAGGTGCCGGCTATTCATCATGTGGCGCACTGGGAGGTAATGGATTGGCTTACGGAGCTGGACTCGGCATTGGTTCAGGGTGTGGCATCGGCGCTGGTCTAGGTTACGCAGGTGCAGGCATAAATGCTGCAAGTATCGAGGTGACTCCCACCAGTGGCGGCGCTCTGCCCGTCTCCAGCGCCTCCGCCATCGCTCCCACCGGCCTTTCTGTAGAGTCTGAGAACGCTTATGAAGGCTCTCTACTCGTAGTCGGTGAGCTGCCGTTCTTGAGTGCTGTTGCTTTGGAGGGTGCGTTGCCCTCTGCTGGTGCAGGCATCGTCAACTACGGCTGTGGTAATGGAGTGACTGCTATCACAAGCAATGCTCTCAATTCTGCTGGTGCTATTGGTGTTGGACCAGCTGGTATCGGCTACGGTGCTGCTGGCTATGGAGCTGCCGGCTATGGAGCTGCCGGCTATGGAGGTGCTGGCTGCGGTTCAGGTATAGCAGCTGTTGCTCCTGCTGTCATTGGTCTTGGACAAGCCGGAGGTTATTGTGGCTGCGGAGGATattaggaaaaataatattggatATAATCTATGTCATAATTGTGTCAAACcataaaatatgactattacttttaaatacgttcaataaataaagaagtGATGAATATGctacaatattgttttacttacTACAAGCCTCTGCCCGCGACTCCGTCCAcgtcaaaagattttatttaaacaaatattttactttgaaccACGCGTAGTTCAAAATGGAAACTATGGCAATTCCAGTGACCTCAATAGAAGAAATACGTGGCAAAATTTTGGTAATAtgtgaaattttatataattcgtTCTTTAtaaaaggcaactcccgcactaagaattgcccttgtgtcgcggggacttttacaaacataaaaacaacggacacaaagcacaacaagACTCTACACAATTATttgaggatcgcacaaataatggtcccgtgtgggaatcgaactcacggcCTCCGGActgtggtatcggcgtggcgacacaaaccactgcgccacggaggcagtcaaatttgtatttaataaatttaaaagtatgaGTTGGCCACTGTAGTGGACTCACGGCCTACACccttcctcgttcgggaggagagcCTCGCCCTGCAATGAGACAACTGCGGCCTAAACTGTACCCATCGTTGgataactttttcttttttattgaatttgacACACAtacaataatagaatacgggaattaacgcgaacacacattttaccttaaaatacctaacgttttggcgcaggtttcactcgttaggcattttaagataaaatgcgtgctcgggttaattcccgtatcctattatatgtatattaaacatgcaacgcgagagtttaaaagttataatttgacACATGTCAAAAAacttgtctttaaaaaaatactttattatttcaaaattatctcGAATGGTGTCAGAGGTTAAGGTTCAAATGCTATCTTTTGGGATTTATCCATTTCTTGttgataagtaattaattacattatttgtatCGGCAATATTAATCCGTGTATTGTGATAAAACTGTCGTGGTTCcgtattaaaaagataaattatgtCTCAAGTATGAGTGCAAAGCTTCGATATAGAATAGGCAAGATTTATATTGTGGAgtaacgaggtgatcatgttcctccaatacaaagggaggatcctccgaccaggcgaggtgatcatgcctggtgggtcTAGGCTGTCCTACTGTgctagtcgggaacttgtatatatagtcaattgcagtgcaaactttgaAAGCGCGATTCAgaacttgtgacgtcattgcagtcacactgcgcgtggtggcgGTTGTGCGCTCGTCTcaatagatgtcgctgtatgtagggATCCGCTACAATAAAAGCATGGCCTCAGCCTTTCTTCAAACAATGTTGGAGTCGgcatccagtctcaccgaatgcagctgaataccagtattttacatgaagcgactgcctatcggacctccacatcccagttacctgggttataacacgatacccctcggtaagattTACGATTTACTTACACAATTACGCATGCGTGTTTCTATATCACGGAACCCCAAAACGGCAATGGGTACTTAGTCACTTTTAAAACACAACATAATGACGTTGTGAcctagtacatttatttatatataaagagCTCACGATAAACATATAAGATATTATTGTGTTGTGTTcgtcaaataaattacaatgaaGTACAGTTTGACATACGCGCTGTTCATAGTTTGTGTCTCATCCTTAGGTAAGTCGTTCTGCCTACGATAGTTGAAATGACGcatcttaattttaaatattaaatttaatattaaatattattggacaactcacacacggtcatttgattccaaactaagcagagcttgtactatggtaaccaaataactggtaaacatacttatatacttctaaatacatacttatatagatacattaacaaccaggctcagaacaaatactcgtgctcatcacacaaagatttgtcccgggtgggattcgaacccaccacacgcggcgctacggttgttgcggcgaggtgaccgcttaaaccactgcgccaaacgtgcagttataaaTGTATCTAACATTGTGTAAGGAGAGcccttttgtaaatattgttttgtttttcagagGCCGTTAAATTCCGCTGTGACTACACGTACCGCGGGTCAGGATGGTACAAGTACCACGAAATACCGCTGCCTTGGAGAGATGCTCGCATGATGTGCTACCACGAAGGTACGTATTCTTTTCACTAGTAATACATCATTTAGGAAGCCTTTTTTAAATTGTCGTGTCAGTTATTTTCACTAGTAGGGATTCTTTTTTTCTCACTGGTTGTGT is a genomic window of Anticarsia gemmatalis isolate Benzon Research Colony breed Stoneville strain chromosome 27, ilAntGemm2 primary, whole genome shotgun sequence containing:
- the LOC142984395 gene encoding chorion class B protein Ld34-like, producing MAAKAILVFCAQALLVQSALSQCLAAPARACGGAGWAAPALAAPANIGNAWGCGAAPAIAAIATSGGGLPVSSASAIAPIGLSVASENAYEGALSVLGELPFLSAVALEGVLPSAGVGVVNHACGNGVSAIVNEGWAAGAAGIAPAGAALGLGRAAYAPAAAGYLPAAAAYGPAIGSSACGCGSGLLY
- the LOC142984548 gene encoding macrophage mannose receptor 1-like; translated protein: MKYSLTALLIVCITSLEAVKFRCDYTYNGSGWYKYHTIPLPWREARLMCYHEGAMLASPVNHHKIEMLNMLPTSDVFTGFNAISKGHYYSVDGIPLDSTPHVWAPKQPDNKNDAERCLTMSPDGKLSDVKCEEPRPFMCYRKDSKVDVNACGTTDPEYKYQPLVKKCYKFHLNRGDHQGARFACSAEGGRLAMVTNEKEENVTNNIVMEYLDKLGAFQLLSALTIMTPENSWVNEEGLNMVAYSLPRLAPGKQGKDVSKVCLSRYRGSGLLQGLACDSFNFICEKDPAYPRVCTKEETMDRIIL
- the LOC142984549 gene encoding chorion class B protein Ld34-like — translated: MSAAAILVLCAQALIAQVAFSQCVYPGANQLRAVGAGYSSCGALGGNGLAYGAGLGIGSGCGIGAGLGYAGAGINAASIEVTPTSGGALPVSSASAIAPTGLSVESENAYEGSLLVVGELPFLSAVALEGALPSAGAGIVNYGCGNGVTAITSNALNSAGAIGVGPAGIGYGAAGYGAAGYGAAGYGGAGCGSGIAAVAPAVIGLGQAGGYCGCGGY